The following proteins are co-located in the Ursus arctos isolate Adak ecotype North America unplaced genomic scaffold, UrsArc2.0 scaffold_13, whole genome shotgun sequence genome:
- the LOC123000435 gene encoding uncharacterized protein LOC123000435 — protein MAGRKSTQVLRRECRGQRTPLWGRSHQLSGRTDEKSGPGTGTHLRRGRSGRRQRGESKGHNCGVGRPGSEVTGTERARRGKAVGGQCPRYPEGTKGSDRGPRTRDGAHGRGCRDGAERERSPAGRERPQTALTQQARPYLEMRQHSQRLARTALSRTAAACALPLPFRALPLAEPPRPGGGACAVWPRGAGDASCAGAMPVASETARCFRGRGSAVPGLAWASAGRSLFPLLPGGAALASGGWLEAGLLGLVRACSPAGVWGLTVTGAPGARFSKAQGTAAAGSGEGQARLERCRPGRLWAVPTLSESRALCGSFPKSGQCKAKTCPRAVMAFFMQMKTLSGFLGVSFLKWKWGSKRYHL, from the coding sequence ATGGCTGGGCGGAAAAGCACCCAAGTTTTGAGACGCGAGTGCAGAGGTCAGAGGACGCCTCTTTGGGGACGATCACACCAGCTGAGTGGCCGGACAGATGAGAAGAGTGGCCCCGGAACTGGCACACATCTCCGGCGGGGAAGGTCAGGACGACGCCAAAGAGGAGAAAGCAAGGGGCACAACTGTGGGGTCGGGCGGCCAGGGAGTGAGGTGACAGGGACGGAGAGGGCCAGGAGGGGAAAGGCGGTGGGCGGCCAGTGTCCCAGGTACCCGGAGGGGACGAAGGGCTCGGACCGGGGCCCAAGGACCCGCGACGGGGCTCACGGCCGGGGCTGCCGCGACGGCGCAGAACGCGAGCGCAGCCCGGCAGGCCGAGAACGGCCCCAGACGGCGCTGACCCAGCAGGCCCGGCCCTACCTAGAGATGCGCCAGCACAGCCAGAGACTCGCCCGCACCGCCCTCAGCCGAACAGCAGCCGCCTGCGCACTTCCGCTTCCGTTCCGAGCGCTTCCGCTCGCGGAACCGCCCCgtcccgggggcggggcctgcgcgGTCTGGCCCCGAGGCGCGGGGGACGCGAGCTGCGCAGGCGCCATGCCTGTTGCCTCGGAAACAGCGCGGTGCTTCAGAGGTCGGGGTAGCGCGGTCCCAGGCCTCGCGTGGGCGTCGGCAGGACGcagcctctttcccctccttcccggTGGTGCTGCGCTAGCGTCTGGAGGGTGGCTTGAGGCCGGCTTGCTCGGGCTTGTTCGGGCTTGTTCGCCTGCGGGCGTGTGGGGACTGACGGTGACCGGAGCCCCTGGAGCCCGGTTTTCGAAGGCCCAGGGGACCGCAGCAGCCGGCTCCGGAGAGGGTCAGGCTCGCCTGGAGCGCTGCCGTCCAGGAAGGCTGTGGGCGGTTCCCACGCTGTCCGAAAGCAGAGCGCTCTGCGGAAGCTTCCCGAAGTCCGGACAGTGCAAAGCGAAAACCTGCCCTCGTGCAGTCATGGCTTTtttcatgcaaatgaaaaccCTCTCCGGATTTCTTGGGGTTAGCTTCCTAAAATGGAAGTGGGGTAGCAAACGTTACCATCTCTGA